One window of the Perca fluviatilis chromosome 5, GENO_Pfluv_1.0, whole genome shotgun sequence genome contains the following:
- the ribc1 gene encoding RIB43A-like with coiled-coils protein 1 isoform X2 produces MEIQRGNAFDKLGEYHDKALLQQDIDEREKRAALHTDLTKYWASHQREEDSHDADLKCGLKGAFRITIPEGELGPASMKIFQGEGIGEEQRRREQMKKTDRDLRAQKEDNEKMHMGDKHREMLVSKELVHQDLRGVQQNALEGECKKAVRIALDNYNQALAAERAEKLKEQHRQEERENLAEMQHTRTSDMMTECAEAAKREVEGGRPPRVLVDKWKGMSPEQLSDIHREREEQSLEKQRQRDAEKIQDSAWELQLLKLSREAEEQERRAEELRREKRTQTDLYNMQLAREQQAYQEYLNKKLYTNKPSKEYFYQFNTGSR; encoded by the exons ATGGAGATACAACGGGGCAACGCTTTTG ACAAGCTGGGAGAATATCACGATAAAGCACTGCTGCAGCAAGACATTGATGAAAGAGAGAAGCGAGCGGCTTTGCACACTGACCTGACCAAGTATTGGGCCAGTCATCAGCGTGAAGAGGACTCACACGATGCTGATCTCAAGTGTGGCCTGAAGGGGGCATTCAGGATCACCATTCCAGAGGGTGAGCTGGGACCTGCCAGTATGAAAATCTTTCAG GGAGAGGGTATCGGAGAGGAGCAAAGGAGGAGAGAACAAatgaaaaagacagacagagatctGCGAGCACAGAAGGAAGACAATGAGAAAATGCACATGGGAGACAAGCACAGAG agaTGCTAGTGAGCAAAGAGCTGGTGCATCAGGACCTTAGGGGAGTTCAGCAAAATGCACTAGAGGGGGAGTGTAAGAAAGCTGTCCGCATCGCACTCGACAACTACAATCAAGCTCTG GCTGCAGAGCGGGCAGAGAAACTGAAGGAGCAGCACAGGCAAGAGGAAAGGGAGAACCTTGCAGAGATGCAGCACACTCGGACATCCGACATGATGACAGAGTGTGCAGAGGCAGCAAagagagaggtggaaggagGGAGGCCACCCCGGGTTCTGGTAGACAAGTGGAAGGGGATGAGCCCTGAGCAGCTGAGTGACATccacagggagagagaagagcagagTCTTGAGAAACAG AGACAACGTGATGCTGAAAAGATTCAGGATTCAGCTTGGGAACTACAGCTCCTGAAGCTGTCCAGAGAagcagaggagcaggagaggagagcagaagagctgaggagagagaagaggactCAGACAGATCTTTACAACATGCAGCTGGCCAGAGAGCAGCAGGCATA TCAGGAGTACCTGAACAAGAAGCTATACACCAACAAACCCAGCAAGGAATACTTTTACCAATTCAACACCGGCTCCCGCTGA
- the ribc1 gene encoding RIB43A-like with coiled-coils protein 1 isoform X1 encodes MYKVDLPVEQSLEKAVERRRSAETARKARIFNTRLRVMGLDLDALNQQVQEKKHQQNMEIQRGNAFDKLGEYHDKALLQQDIDEREKRAALHTDLTKYWASHQREEDSHDADLKCGLKGAFRITIPEGELGPASMKIFQGEGIGEEQRRREQMKKTDRDLRAQKEDNEKMHMGDKHREMLVSKELVHQDLRGVQQNALEGECKKAVRIALDNYNQALAAERAEKLKEQHRQEERENLAEMQHTRTSDMMTECAEAAKREVEGGRPPRVLVDKWKGMSPEQLSDIHREREEQSLEKQRQRDAEKIQDSAWELQLLKLSREAEEQERRAEELRREKRTQTDLYNMQLAREQQAYQEYLNKKLYTNKPSKEYFYQFNTGSR; translated from the exons ATGTACAAAGTTGATTTGCCTGTAGAGCAGTCCTTAGAAAAGGCTGTGGAGAGGCGAAGGTCTGCAGAAACAGCACGCAAGGCCCGGATCTTCAACACCCGGCTCCGTGTGATGGGCCTTGATCTTGATGCTCTCAACCAACAGGTCCAGGAGAAAAAACATCAGCAAAACATGGAGATACAACGGGGCAACGCTTTTG ACAAGCTGGGAGAATATCACGATAAAGCACTGCTGCAGCAAGACATTGATGAAAGAGAGAAGCGAGCGGCTTTGCACACTGACCTGACCAAGTATTGGGCCAGTCATCAGCGTGAAGAGGACTCACACGATGCTGATCTCAAGTGTGGCCTGAAGGGGGCATTCAGGATCACCATTCCAGAGGGTGAGCTGGGACCTGCCAGTATGAAAATCTTTCAG GGAGAGGGTATCGGAGAGGAGCAAAGGAGGAGAGAACAAatgaaaaagacagacagagatctGCGAGCACAGAAGGAAGACAATGAGAAAATGCACATGGGAGACAAGCACAGAG agaTGCTAGTGAGCAAAGAGCTGGTGCATCAGGACCTTAGGGGAGTTCAGCAAAATGCACTAGAGGGGGAGTGTAAGAAAGCTGTCCGCATCGCACTCGACAACTACAATCAAGCTCTG GCTGCAGAGCGGGCAGAGAAACTGAAGGAGCAGCACAGGCAAGAGGAAAGGGAGAACCTTGCAGAGATGCAGCACACTCGGACATCCGACATGATGACAGAGTGTGCAGAGGCAGCAAagagagaggtggaaggagGGAGGCCACCCCGGGTTCTGGTAGACAAGTGGAAGGGGATGAGCCCTGAGCAGCTGAGTGACATccacagggagagagaagagcagagTCTTGAGAAACAG AGACAACGTGATGCTGAAAAGATTCAGGATTCAGCTTGGGAACTACAGCTCCTGAAGCTGTCCAGAGAagcagaggagcaggagaggagagcagaagagctgaggagagagaagaggactCAGACAGATCTTTACAACATGCAGCTGGCCAGAGAGCAGCAGGCATA TCAGGAGTACCTGAACAAGAAGCTATACACCAACAAACCCAGCAAGGAATACTTTTACCAATTCAACACCGGCTCCCGCTGA